From Roseburia hominis, the proteins below share one genomic window:
- a CDS encoding pLS20_p028 family conjugation system transmembrane protein, producing the protein MTDEEIIEFLIENSDYFKTSSFIGDAGRQISWGLLKFLKYITDSCQNIFSHAFDLLNFTRSNVFVNFWNEYEKMITPMLILFVAVLGFKLIFNIDRKPIPILKNVFILLVVVTSMTTIIPFMNDSVIALKNGVLGDGIETTEADDIINASLWDLTYIDKKNGLSEFDCHYASINADRIKNLDIVAKVTDDDDGISGRAEQIYGKMLVDDGTGEVTGNYELGEIKSSLLGLIDPPYYYRYRVDYPSAIIALIALLIVFLFYTFQVIKLLFEIITAEVLAVVFAPDIGNGEKINKIINSIIGAFTTLAIMVLLVKVYTLFVSYVWQNSYGPIQKSIYMLAISFAVIIGPNIVQRVTGYDMGIGQDLTQMYFAGKMGAAAGKALGKGARAIAGRAISMEPKPIFGGKGSKGQADGTSKGDAFETSAGEPESQTGSSGSQAEYRGDSPLGSEKDAEAGGSVPEMESGDMVDGGINVMEGNMEEDTGTKEETYEPQGWYGSEEKSIEGRTPQKNANTILGHSGTQEASKEKHADASGTKREKVSGHGGEQSMSPDRWTNVSQTGMADYRPAENKEPEGWSAPGEENITSPEKDSHMGYENAAGYGGGQSSSSLVNGGQSGMEEYHQPNNMRTEEWNTPGEASGSYRGKNIYSEDVHEGHPGMSGESYVEKEALRMTGNAYDSGGGWSTERTPERPYQGDKARHPAGGSKEERK; encoded by the coding sequence ATGACGGATGAAGAGATTATTGAGTTTTTGATAGAAAACAGTGATTATTTTAAGACCTCCAGCTTTATAGGAGATGCCGGACGGCAGATCAGCTGGGGACTGCTGAAATTCTTAAAATACATAACAGACAGCTGCCAGAATATTTTCAGCCACGCATTTGATCTGCTTAATTTTACAAGATCAAATGTGTTCGTGAATTTCTGGAATGAGTACGAGAAAATGATTACTCCTATGTTGATTTTGTTTGTGGCAGTATTAGGTTTTAAACTGATTTTCAATATAGATAGAAAGCCGATTCCGATCTTGAAAAATGTATTTATTTTACTCGTGGTGGTTACTTCGATGACAACGATCATTCCATTCATGAATGACTCCGTAATCGCATTGAAGAACGGAGTGCTTGGAGATGGGATTGAAACGACGGAGGCTGACGATATCATTAATGCAAGCCTCTGGGATCTGACCTACATAGACAAAAAGAATGGATTGAGTGAGTTTGACTGCCATTATGCCTCCATCAATGCTGACAGGATTAAGAACCTGGATATTGTAGCCAAGGTAACAGATGATGACGATGGTATTTCCGGCAGGGCGGAACAGATCTATGGGAAAATGCTGGTGGATGATGGCACGGGTGAAGTGACGGGAAATTATGAACTGGGTGAGATCAAGAGCAGCCTGCTTGGACTCATTGATCCGCCATACTATTACAGGTATAGGGTGGATTACCCTTCAGCCATAATTGCGCTTATAGCGTTACTGATCGTGTTTCTTTTTTACACGTTTCAGGTGATCAAGCTGCTTTTTGAGATTATCACAGCAGAGGTTCTTGCAGTTGTTTTTGCCCCGGATATTGGAAATGGAGAGAAGATAAATAAAATCATCAATTCTATCATAGGTGCATTTACGACGCTTGCAATTATGGTCCTTCTGGTGAAGGTTTACACGCTGTTTGTATCCTATGTGTGGCAGAACAGTTATGGGCCGATACAAAAAAGCATTTATATGCTCGCTATTTCATTTGCCGTTATCATAGGTCCGAATATCGTACAGAGAGTGACTGGATATGATATGGGAATTGGGCAGGATCTTACACAGATGTATTTTGCCGGGAAGATGGGAGCAGCGGCTGGAAAAGCGCTTGGCAAAGGCGCACGTGCCATTGCGGGAAGAGCTATCTCTATGGAGCCTAAGCCGATATTTGGCGGGAAGGGCAGCAAAGGTCAAGCGGATGGGACTTCAAAGGGAGACGCCTTTGAGACATCGGCAGGAGAGCCTGAATCCCAGACAGGATCTTCCGGATCACAGGCAGAATATAGAGGTGATTCGCCTCTTGGCTCAGAAAAGGATGCAGAGGCAGGAGGCAGTGTTCCTGAGATGGAAAGCGGGGATATGGTTGATGGCGGTATAAATGTGATGGAAGGAAATATGGAGGAAGACACAGGAACAAAAGAAGAGACATATGAGCCTCAGGGGTGGTATGGATCCGAAGAAAAAAGCATAGAGGGCAGAACACCGCAAAAAAATGCCAACACTATTTTGGGACACAGCGGAACGCAAGAGGCTTCTAAAGAGAAACATGCTGATGCTTCGGGCACGAAAAGGGAAAAGGTATCCGGACATGGAGGTGAACAGTCCATGTCCCCTGACCGATGGACAAATGTAAGCCAGACAGGAATGGCAGATTACCGTCCGGCGGAGAATAAGGAACCGGAAGGCTGGAGTGCCCCGGGTGAAGAGAATATCACTTCACCAGAAAAGGATAGTCATATGGGATACGAGAATGCGGCAGGTTATGGAGGCGGTCAATCCTCCAGTTCGTTAGTGAATGGAGGACAGTCAGGGATGGAAGAGTATCATCAGCCGAATAATATGAGGACGGAAGAGTGGAATACTCCAGGAGAAGCGAGCGGAAGCTATAGGGGAAAGAACATCTACAGCGAAGATGTACATGAGGGTCATCCTGGAATGTCCGGAGAAAGCTATGTAGAAAAGGAGGCTTTGAGAATGACGGGAAATGCATATGATTCGGGCGGAGGCTGGAGTACGGAACGTACCCCGGAAAGACCATATCAAGGGGATAAAGCCAGACATCCTGCTGGTGGAAGCAAGGAGGAAAGAAAGTAA
- a CDS encoding DUF5592 family protein yields MHYTVVKELRSTAKYNKYIELKDLMFILSYFAVFYFFHESVYIKLQTIYFIFSFACAVFFVMKVPGNPERKNYQRMIIMLQRDFKVYKPISTKRKRVRGNENR; encoded by the coding sequence ATGCATTATACCGTTGTAAAAGAGTTAAGATCAACAGCTAAATACAATAAATATATCGAACTGAAAGATTTGATGTTTATTTTGTCCTACTTTGCAGTCTTCTATTTTTTTCACGAGTCGGTCTATATCAAACTTCAGACAATCTATTTTATTTTTAGCTTTGCGTGTGCAGTGTTTTTTGTTATGAAGGTGCCGGGAAACCCGGAGAGGAAGAATTACCAGCGGATGATCATTATGCTGCAGAGAGATTTTAAGGTTTATAAACCGATCAGTACGAAACGGAAGAGGGTGAGAGGCAATGAGAACAGGTAA
- a CDS encoding type IV secretory system conjugative DNA transfer family protein gives MRLKKKVQAELVYPTQNKKRVMRLNYFLGNRAVLPVLTVALDILVLFLGSYLINLVRNFPEWMSGAVDIRTYAGLHNILPLLRISGTSKAIFFFVIGIVDFIFIFKVRVAFGESNMNKGQKGTARFATLSEIKEQYKEVPAKEEKYPGRGGMLISRYKDKCYIETDPVHGLFLGITRAGKDEMFLRPMIEINSRAVDAPSMLIVDLKLENYKSTSLLLKERGYDTYLINIAFPKYSDGIQLLDKVIERIREGDIDEAEALCTQIADILFREENSVQSENSRYFKNNATNLLRAMIFAQTEDCLKQDEEMDRKCRLKWEEKQKEYVLYSEERQMQIDVQFEFEKKRFFSTHTPEYHTGEWQSYVLKKMKQIPAYEEYKPCMDNVRKVTFYSILYTFSTLAETVVDQKTGRTKLDVYFGKRPVNDKARKYFSSIKIAGSDKTKGNIYSTMLSDLQIFMRNDIGALTSESSFNIDDIGFGERPVAVYLGMPEYDQTKNSIISIFMTQVYYELSRRCALGKGVCDRDVFIFFNEAGNCPAIPNLPTELTTSAGRRIYWYFFIQELQQLKDLYRDNYKTLFSNCGNKVYIKSGDQETNKEFAELIGNETVTNVQRNGKKMSLDKSLFEHFEEKPLMNANQLMQEMLVGENIIVRIMHPYDNKGNPIKQYPIYNRYENGTQFIPAHKYLSDIIPDHREIDFLQMVTCSREHIDLKDTLVDVEKIGSEGGKVPVVLEDLSTYQALMRAVADILGEDFLCEKEINGDMRIQAFLDILHRSQVERFQAQAILTILESGGA, from the coding sequence ATGAGACTAAAAAAGAAAGTACAAGCTGAATTAGTATATCCAACACAAAATAAGAAACGCGTCATGCGGTTGAATTATTTCCTTGGAAATAGAGCTGTGCTGCCGGTGCTTACGGTTGCCTTGGATATATTGGTTCTCTTTTTAGGCAGTTATCTGATCAACCTTGTCCGGAATTTCCCGGAATGGATGAGCGGTGCTGTTGATATAAGAACATATGCAGGCCTGCATAACATACTTCCCTTGCTGCGGATTTCCGGAACAAGTAAGGCGATATTTTTCTTTGTTATAGGGATTGTAGATTTTATTTTCATTTTCAAGGTTCGGGTGGCTTTTGGCGAATCGAATATGAATAAAGGGCAAAAAGGGACTGCGAGATTTGCAACTTTGAGTGAGATCAAGGAACAGTATAAGGAAGTCCCTGCGAAAGAAGAGAAGTATCCTGGCCGGGGCGGAATGCTTATAAGCCGGTATAAGGATAAATGTTATATTGAAACGGATCCCGTACATGGATTGTTTTTAGGTATTACAAGAGCAGGTAAAGATGAGATGTTCCTCCGGCCGATGATTGAGATCAATTCAAGGGCAGTAGATGCGCCTTCCATGCTCATAGTCGATTTGAAACTGGAAAATTATAAAAGCACAAGCCTGCTTCTTAAGGAGAGAGGATATGACACTTATTTGATCAATATTGCATTCCCAAAGTATTCGGATGGCATCCAGCTTTTAGATAAAGTGATCGAACGGATCAGGGAAGGTGATATTGATGAGGCAGAGGCGCTCTGCACACAGATTGCGGATATCCTGTTCCGGGAAGAGAATAGTGTACAGTCTGAGAATTCCAGGTACTTTAAGAATAATGCAACGAACCTTCTGCGGGCGATGATTTTTGCCCAGACGGAGGACTGCCTGAAGCAGGACGAAGAAATGGACCGGAAATGCAGGCTTAAATGGGAAGAAAAGCAGAAGGAATATGTGCTTTATTCTGAAGAAAGGCAGATGCAGATCGATGTACAGTTTGAATTTGAAAAGAAAAGATTTTTTTCAACGCATACTCCAGAGTATCATACCGGGGAATGGCAGTCCTATGTACTGAAGAAAATGAAGCAGATACCGGCCTATGAAGAATACAAGCCATGTATGGATAACGTAAGGAAGGTTACATTTTATTCTATTCTCTATACCTTCTCTACATTGGCTGAGACAGTTGTCGACCAGAAAACCGGAAGAACAAAGCTGGACGTGTATTTTGGAAAACGGCCGGTAAATGACAAGGCAAGAAAATATTTCAGTTCTATCAAAATAGCGGGTTCAGATAAAACAAAAGGGAATATCTATTCTACGATGCTGTCTGATCTGCAGATTTTTATGAGGAACGATATCGGAGCTTTGACGTCGGAAAGCTCATTTAATATCGATGACATTGGATTTGGAGAACGGCCGGTGGCAGTCTATCTTGGAATGCCGGAATATGACCAGACGAAAAACAGCATTATCTCCATCTTTATGACACAGGTATACTATGAACTTTCGCGGCGGTGCGCACTAGGAAAGGGCGTGTGCGACCGGGATGTGTTTATCTTTTTCAATGAGGCAGGGAACTGTCCGGCCATTCCTAATCTGCCGACAGAGCTTACGACTTCGGCCGGAAGAAGGATTTACTGGTACTTTTTTATCCAGGAGCTCCAGCAGCTTAAAGACTTGTATAGGGATAATTATAAGACGTTGTTCTCTAACTGCGGAAATAAAGTGTATATCAAATCCGGCGATCAGGAAACGAACAAGGAATTTGCTGAACTTATCGGGAATGAGACGGTGACGAACGTGCAGAGGAACGGAAAGAAAATGTCACTCGATAAATCGTTGTTTGAGCATTTTGAGGAAAAGCCTCTTATGAATGCGAACCAGCTCATGCAGGAGATGCTGGTAGGGGAGAATATCATTGTGAGGATCATGCATCCATACGATAACAAAGGAAATCCGATTAAGCAGTACCCGATTTATAACCGATATGAGAACGGGACCCAGTTCATACCGGCGCACAAATATCTTTCGGACATCATACCGGATCACAGAGAGATTGATTTTCTGCAAATGGTAACATGCAGCCGCGAGCATATTGATCTAAAAGACACATTGGTCGACGTGGAGAAAATCGGAAGTGAAGGCGGGAAAGTCCCGGTTGTTTTGGAGGACCTTTCTACCTATCAGGCCCTGATGAGGGCGGTCGCTGATATTTTGGGAGAGGATTTTCTGTGTGAGAAGGAGATCAATGGTGATATGCGGATACAGGCTTTTCTTGATATTCTGCATAGATCCCAGGTGGAACGTTTCCAGGCACAGGCTATTCTAACAATTTTGGAGAGTGGAGGAGCATGA
- a CDS encoding glucosaminidase domain-containing protein has translation MLKGIKNAVIYGVLGSVTAVVLAMFLVMSACQSAIISSSHSRQSGGGGTGDLELDLPGLPPWVTIEIVAPALELQESHGIYASVTIAQAQQEVGGTWDGTSLYPTASVDFNLFGLKAFGNRSTWGTEVTWDGSRGATGTYRKYESYRQGLRDRARLLLTSPTYANVAATAFHSSRRQLEALSRSPWCENQYSTLERYMDIYNLWRLDAMTLEQLQRGDGGNDEESSSELQRRIAEIARTGQGTRPCRSGYCAAWVSGVYEAAGLGYPGGNAIDYWNRWKASGSTSMRNIPVGAAVLSSGSGRDGAVYGHIGIYIGDGKVANNIGYLSIVTVEEFANAGTATCQGHRGWIGWVYPYGRAF, from the coding sequence ATGCTAAAGGGAATAAAAAATGCTGTTATATATGGAGTCCTGGGAAGTGTGACAGCGGTAGTTCTCGCAATGTTTCTTGTAATGTCTGCATGTCAGAGCGCTATTATATCAAGCAGTCATTCCAGACAGAGCGGTGGAGGGGGTACAGGTGATCTGGAACTTGATCTTCCAGGCCTTCCTCCATGGGTCACCATTGAAATCGTGGCTCCAGCGTTAGAGCTTCAAGAGTCGCATGGGATATATGCAAGCGTAACGATCGCTCAGGCTCAGCAGGAAGTAGGCGGTACATGGGACGGGACAAGTCTTTATCCAACAGCTTCCGTTGATTTCAATCTGTTTGGACTAAAAGCTTTTGGGAACCGGTCAACATGGGGAACTGAAGTGACCTGGGATGGATCCCGCGGAGCGACCGGAACTTACCGTAAATATGAATCATACCGACAGGGACTGAGGGATCGGGCGCGCCTGCTCCTTACAAGCCCGACTTACGCAAATGTCGCGGCAACGGCATTTCACTCGTCGCGTAGACAATTGGAAGCATTATCCCGGAGTCCATGGTGCGAGAACCAATATTCTACATTGGAACGGTATATGGACATTTATAATTTATGGAGACTGGATGCTATGACACTGGAACAACTGCAGCGAGGTGATGGGGGAAACGATGAAGAGTCCTCAAGCGAGCTGCAAAGACGTATTGCGGAGATCGCGAGAACAGGGCAGGGGACAAGGCCATGCCGGTCAGGTTACTGCGCAGCATGGGTAAGCGGCGTCTATGAGGCGGCAGGTCTGGGATATCCGGGAGGCAATGCGATCGATTATTGGAACCGGTGGAAAGCTTCTGGTTCAACCAGCATGAGGAATATCCCGGTCGGAGCGGCGGTGCTCTCAAGTGGTTCAGGAAGAGATGGGGCCGTATATGGGCATATTGGAATCTATATAGGGGATGGGAAGGTGGCGAATAATATTGGATACCTGAGCATCGTTACAGTGGAAGAATTTGCGAACGCCGGGACGGCGACTTGCCAGGGACATCGAGGCTGGATTGGCTGGGTCTATCCTTATGGAAGGGCATTTTAA
- a CDS encoding FtsK/SpoIIIE domain-containing protein: MKQKKEEQVSATKEKDMLLLERIQPAGGVTFKNDRYITTGTGYEACLTVIDFPSSLQDYWLQKLTKIDDVVTTIDVSTEDPDITVANINRSMKEQNQRARTRDYEEWKSAEQRKQELDMHFNELTLYEQVLKIVQPRIFIPAASKEKTDLKAGEVQRNLHAAGYETAVFLGEGKREWKSVYQSYKEQQNYQYAIYGQPMTAEALAFGNPFSFSALYDPCGIPLGTTMSGGDVMFDPGQSDEQRTHYNGVVLGNPGSGKSTLLKKLIKSLAVRGHFIRIFDIVGDYKELSKELGFKEVVYGKDGIINILHIYKGGETEQESYVKHVSKFSTFYSCLNPKASAKEISILEEQLDILYQKNGINVNAQVTGYPAERYPTLSDMVCSVKEEIDKMSEGAEKLNEVKRQIVVNNLLLLDDIRKTIENAVQIYGIFLDGKSSIENLQDEQGVDFNITGLKDVKGNIFDACIQCLFSLTWDNMISNGTVMKRRYENGEIEIEDVVRFFTFVDESHNWINTSKPFLVDECIRYSKEARKFFGGFWYVFHKAGDVMTESGIAEDAQNKLRSLFALTQYKFVFKQGNEDLEILKKLFGNIFTLYQSSKIPQLAKGHTILCISGMSNIIMRVALTREEEALFKGGV, translated from the coding sequence ATGAAGCAGAAAAAAGAAGAACAGGTCTCGGCAACAAAAGAAAAAGATATGTTGCTGCTTGAAAGGATTCAGCCGGCAGGGGGAGTGACATTTAAAAATGACAGGTATATAACGACCGGGACAGGCTACGAAGCCTGTTTGACAGTGATAGATTTTCCGTCGTCTCTTCAGGATTATTGGCTGCAGAAATTGACAAAGATTGATGATGTTGTAACGACGATTGATGTATCTACAGAAGATCCGGATATTACGGTGGCAAATATCAACCGGTCTATGAAAGAGCAGAATCAGCGTGCACGTACAAGGGATTATGAAGAATGGAAGTCAGCAGAACAGAGAAAACAGGAATTAGATATGCATTTCAATGAACTGACTCTTTATGAACAGGTGCTTAAGATCGTGCAGCCAAGGATCTTTATTCCGGCAGCGTCAAAGGAAAAAACAGATTTAAAGGCTGGAGAAGTACAGAGAAACCTTCATGCAGCCGGATATGAAACAGCAGTATTTTTAGGGGAAGGAAAAAGGGAATGGAAGTCGGTATACCAGTCTTACAAGGAACAACAGAATTATCAGTATGCTATTTATGGCCAGCCTATGACGGCAGAGGCCTTGGCTTTTGGAAATCCTTTCTCCTTTTCGGCCCTCTATGATCCGTGCGGGATTCCGCTTGGGACGACAATGTCCGGAGGAGATGTTATGTTTGATCCGGGCCAGTCAGATGAGCAGAGGACGCATTACAATGGCGTTGTCCTCGGAAATCCGGGTTCTGGAAAATCCACCCTTCTGAAAAAGCTGATCAAGAGCCTTGCTGTGAGAGGGCATTTCATAAGAATTTTTGATATTGTAGGAGACTACAAAGAACTGTCAAAAGAACTGGGATTCAAGGAGGTGGTGTACGGAAAAGATGGGATTATTAATATTTTACATATCTATAAGGGCGGAGAGACGGAACAGGAAAGCTATGTAAAACATGTATCAAAGTTCTCTACATTTTATAGCTGTTTAAATCCCAAAGCGTCTGCGAAGGAAATATCGATTCTGGAAGAGCAGCTTGATATCCTGTATCAGAAAAATGGAATTAATGTTAATGCACAAGTGACAGGATATCCAGCTGAACGCTACCCAACATTAAGCGACATGGTATGCAGTGTAAAAGAAGAAATAGATAAAATGTCCGAAGGAGCAGAAAAATTAAATGAAGTAAAACGGCAGATTGTTGTGAATAATCTGCTTCTCCTTGATGATATCCGAAAGACGATTGAAAATGCGGTGCAGATTTACGGCATCTTTTTAGATGGCAAATCCAGCATCGAAAACCTGCAAGATGAACAGGGGGTAGATTTTAATATCACTGGACTAAAAGATGTAAAAGGAAACATTTTTGATGCATGTATACAATGCCTTTTTTCGCTTACCTGGGACAATATGATCTCGAATGGAACTGTTATGAAACGCAGATATGAAAACGGAGAAATTGAGATAGAAGATGTGGTGCGTTTTTTTACTTTTGTAGACGAATCGCATAACTGGATCAATACCTCCAAGCCATTTCTGGTGGATGAATGCATAAGGTATTCGAAAGAGGCGAGAAAATTCTTTGGCGGGTTCTGGTATGTATTTCATAAGGCAGGTGATGTAATGACAGAATCCGGTATTGCGGAAGATGCGCAGAATAAGCTAAGATCATTGTTTGCTCTTACCCAATACAAATTTGTGTTTAAACAAGGGAATGAGGATTTGGAGATACTAAAGAAACTGTTCGGAAATATCTTTACCCTATATCAGAGTTCGAAAATACCACAGTTGGCAAAAGGGCATACGATTTTATGTATATCAGGAATGAGCAATATCATCATGCGGGTTGCGTTGACCAGAGAAGAAGAGGCGCTTTTTAAAGGCGGTGTATAA